TTGAGGCTGTTGGCGGCACGCGGGTCATGGCTGATCTGGTAGCGCGTGAGCTTGCCCGGGGTGTCGTTGTTGGTTTCGCGGTAACGAAAATAGAAGCGCGTTTCCAGGTCCGGGTTGAAGCGGTAGCCGAAGTTGGCCGCGACGCCCTTGCCGGTGCCGGCGCTCTGGTGCTGGAAACCGTCGGACTGCGAATCGGTGAGGCTGATGTAGTAATCGGCCTCCCCGAGCACCTGCCCGGAACTGATCTCGCGCTGGGCGTAGCCACGGCTGCCCGCCTCATAGCGCACTTGCAGCTTGGGCGCGTCAAGACCGGTGCGGGTGACGTAATTGACAGCGCCACCCAGGGCCAACGCGCCCTGATCGAAACCGTTGGCGCCGCGCAGCACCTCCACCCGGCTCTGCCATAGCGGGTCCTTGAGCTCGTAAGGCGTACCGCCGGGGCCGGTGAGCGGCAGGCCGTCGAACATTTCGTACAGCCCCGAGCCATGGGCACCGGGGCTGCGGTTCAGGCCCGAACCGCGAATGGACAACTTGACCCCTTCGTTGTTCGCCGCCTTGGCGTAGACCCCGGCCTGGTATTTGAAGACGTCCTCATTGGTGCTGATTCGCCCTTGCTGCACGCTGTTCATGTCGATGAAATTAGTGCCGCCGGGCACGCTTTTGAGCTGCGCCTGGGCGATGTCGCCGGCGCTGGCCTGGTCCGTGGTGACTTCGACCGGTGCCAATTGCAGGCTGTCGGCCTGTACCAGCGAACTGAGGGCCAGGGTGGCGAATAGTAGCGGAGGTTGTCGCAACAGCATGGGCGGGTCCTTGAAAGACAGGGCGTGGACGGCAGCGCCGGCACGCGAACAGTCATGGGAAGGCGCCCACACCTGTCAGGTCACGCGCGCATGGGATTCGCTGTTAAGTCCAAAATCGAATTAACAAATGAAAACTCAGTATTTAAAGAAATAACCGCTACGCCTTACTGTGGGTCATCGAACCACTCCATCGCGAGAGCCTACCCATGCAAACATCCGCCACCCTCATCGACTTCACCCTCCACCGTAAACGCCGCCAGGCACGTGCGGCGGCCCAGTTGATGTGGGCGATGTACGCAGCGCGTGCAGGGCTGGCCGTGTTTACCGCGCACGCCACGACAAACAGCGATACCCGCCAGGCGTAAGGCCGATGAATTTCCTTCACGCCATTCCCGAACCACCTGAGTCGCTGCCCACCCCCAGCACCGACGATGACGTGATCAGCCTGTGCGTAGCGCACAACCTGCAACGCCTGCGCAGCAAGCGCCACCTGTCATTGGACGGGTTGGCGCGGGCCTGCGGCGTGAGCCGTGCAATGCTGGCGCAAATCGAGTCCGGGCGCAGCGTGCCGTCGATCAAGGTGCTGTGCAAGATTGCCAAGGGCTTGAAGGTGTCGGTGGCGGCCTTTCTGGAAGATCGCGCGTTCGAGGGCGTCGAAGTGCTGCCGGCGCGACAGAGCAAACGCCTGGTGAGCGCTGACGGAGCGTTCGTCAGCCGGGCGTTGTTCCCTTTCGACAGGGCACGTCAGTCCGAATTTTATGAAATCCGCCTGCGAGGCCTGGGGGAGGAAGTCTCCGAGGGGCACGGTCCGGGCATCCAGGAAAATCTGGTGGTCGCCCAGGGGGTGCTGGAGGTCAGCGTCAACGATGAGCGCTACTTGCTCTCCACCGGCGATTCGATTCTGTTTTTCGCCGACCAGCCGCACCGCTATCGCAACCCGGCTGACAGCGAGGCGGTGGCATTCCTGGTGATCATCTACCCGGAACGCCTGGACTGAATGCAAAAAAGCCCCGACCATTCGGGGCTTTTTTTTGACAGGCGAGCTATCAGCAGGTGCAGCACATCATCGGCATGCCGTTGCAGCTCATCATCATCGGCATGGCGCAGTCGTTCATCATCTTGTTCATCAGCATGCAGCAGTTTTCCATCATGCCCATGCTCATGCCCGACATCGGCATCATTTTGCACATCATGCTGTCACCCTGCAGGGTGCACTCCATCACGCATTTCATCATGCCCATCGGCATCGGCATGTTCATGCTCGACAGCATGTTCATCGCGTCCGCCGACATGCACATCATGTTCATATTAGCGCACTGCATCATCATCGGCATGCCGCAGTTCATCATCATCGCCATCATCTCGGCGCTGGTCTTGAACTGGGCCATGTCCATGCCTGCGGCGGGTTTCATGGTGCACATCATGGCGCCACCGGCCATTTCGCACTGCATGGTCGCCATCATCATGGGCATGCCCATCATCGGCATCATTGGCATGGAGGTGTTCATCGGCATCTGCATTGCGTTCATCATGTTCGAAACTCCGTAATCGACAGGAAAGGCCAGGTTCTGGCGCCGATTCTAGAGCCGCCAGGCAACCGCGCAAGACGCTGGCAGAGCAGCAGGATTGGATGTTCCAGGGGCGACTTGGCGGGTTTGAACACGCGCGAAAACCGGCATCACGACGATACCGATGCTGTAGCGGCAGAACACTCCACGGTAGTTTCGAAATGGACGCGATGGATATTCGAACCAGGAACTTAAATATTCCAGATGGAAATAAACGGTCTAACTCTGGGCGAATGGATCAAGCGCGCACCCCGTTGACCGGCAATGCAAGCGTTTGCATCAGATCGTCGGCGTCCGAACCGATGGGGAACCTGAACCCATACATCTCATCGGTGGCCAGAATGCCGGCAAGCGCACCGCATAGTTGCGCCTCCGTTGGCGAGTCGCGCAACAGTTTATGCGCGGCAAGTAATACATCCGCCGCGACCCCTTGGGCACTGGCGGCGTCGATGACAGCAAAAAGGATGAATCGCAGGCGGATTTCGCGATCAGTAGGCCAAACCGTTTTTCGCTTACCCAAGGTAGGCACTCGTGTTTAAGAAAAGTCCGAGGCTAGGGCTGACCGGGGGCGTGTTTCAAGCGGTCCAGGGCATGATAGGCACCTTCCTACAGAGGAAAGAGAAACACCGCACCCCGCGGGCCTGTCCCGGCAGCGAACACGTCACTGCACCGGCAAGAAATTCATCAGCAGCAGACTTTGCGCATAGTTGAGGCCGATACGTCGGTAGCGCTCATCGAGTATCTGGGTGAGCAGGTCCAGGCGCGCGACGATCTTGCCGAACTCGACGGCAAAACTGAGGTTGCTGCCCTCCTCCGATATTTCGTTGGAAAACAGCAGCAACACGCCGTTTGCGTCCTGGCGCTGGCCGAGCAGCCAGGTGGCTTTCTCGATATTGCGTGCCGCGTTGCTGACAAACTGCGGGTTGATCGAGTCGGTCACGTAGAACTGCGTACGCCCACCGTGTGCGGTCACGAGCATGCTGCCGATGGCGTAGATGAACGCCCCCACTCGATCGCCGCGAAACTCCGGGCTCAAGGAGTAGCTCAAGGCCGCCAGGTCACGCCGCTCACCCAGGGCAGGCAACGGCTGACGGTTTTCGATAGCCTGGCGAATAGCCCGCGCGGCGCTCACCGCATCCGGGTAACCGGACTGGCGCCACTGGTTGGGATTGCGCAGGTAAAGCTTGCTCATCAGCAGATACAGGCTTTGCAGGTTGTCGCGCATGCCCAGGGTGGCCATGCGGTCCACGCTGGTTTGAAAAAACTCATCCGGCTTGCCATCGCTGAACTGCCTGGCGATGTCGCGCCCCTGTTGCTGGCTGCAACCGACGGCACACAGCGCGAGCATCGCAGCCAGCAACGACGGCCATCGGGTGATGAATACAGTGAACGTTCGATGCATCGGTTCCGGGTCTGTGTCTGTTGGCCAATCGCAGGAGTCGCGTGGCAGAGACAGAGGTAGATCAGGAAAATCAAAAAAAGTGCAGCACCACGGGTTTAGATAAGCATCGGACTACAGGCGCGGCCGTCCACTATTAAACCTGTAGAAAATTTGAATTAGCGAGTTGCCCGCTCAGTCAAGAATTATGAACGCGGTAAATTTGACGAGGTAACAGTGATGACTATCCAGGCAGAGACACTCGTACAACTGACCGAAGCCTTGAAAGAGCGCGGCTTGAATCTGGTTTCCGACGTCCACTTCACGCGCGCGCCCTACCGGCACAATCACCGCTGGATCTGCACGGTCGAGTAACGGTCCACACTGCTGACGGCTTGGCCGCGTAGGCGGCCGTTGGCACCTTCCGGCACTGCGCAAGGGACGCCTACATAAAACAGGCCCGGATCTGCTGCGACTGTGTAAAACTCAGGCTTTGGTGACAGTCACCGCCTCCCTGCAGACCTTGCGAGTAATCACATGATCGACGGTTCCGCTGTGTTAACAGTGTTCTTGGTCTACCTGGCGGGGGTCGTTATTCCTGGCCCGAATTTCGTTGCCGTTGTCCATAAGGCGGTGGCCGCTACACGCGCTGAAGCCCTGGCTTTGGTAGCGGGAATCGTGGTGGTCAATCTGTTCTGGTCAACCTGTGCGATTGGTGGGCTGGGGATCGTATTCGCCGCTCTCCCTTGGGCCGCCCTGGTTGTGAAGGTGCTCGGGGCAGCCTATCTGATGTGGTTCGGGTTCCGATTGCTACTCAATGCCGGCAGGAATGCGATCGGCCCCTCAAATGATGCCGTCGCCGGCAGTTGCCGACAGTCCTTCACTCAAGGTGTGATTACCAACCTGGGCAACCCGAAGTCCATGGCCTTCTATGCCGCTGTATTCTCAGCCGCCGCCCCCGCCCACGTTTCGCCAGGCACGTTCTTGTCGATGCTGGCAGTCGTAGTGGTAGTTTCGCTGGCCTGGTATGCCATGGTAGCAATCGCCCTTTCCCAGCCCAGATTCGCCAGCGCCTATCAAGGACGGAAAAAAGCAATTGACCGACTGTGTGGCGGGTTGATTTTGTCGTTGGGCATCCGTCAGTTGGTTTAGCAGTCCTGTCACCGAGAAACCGGGCTGGCCAGTCACTTCAAGGGAACCTCGGGGTCAGCATTTCAAATCCGGGAATGGCCAGTGGAGGCGCTTGGACGTGCAGTGCTGGTTCATTTCGAACCAACCTTTCTGGCACCACCGCCACTAGGTCACTGTGCGCCAATGCCGAGACGAGCGAGTTGAAGTTGGGCACTGAGAGTACGACGCGTCGTTCCAGGCCCTTGGGAGTCGCACTACAGTGGCCGAGAGCTAAGCGTTCGCCGGCGTGTGCTGAGGCGCGCGATGACTGTTCAGGCACCAGAAGACACCGGTGACAAGCAGCAGGATCGCAGCGAGTTCGTACGAATCGGGGAATCGATGCTCCCATAAAAATCCAAAGACCAGCGCCGCCAGCGTCTCGATCACCAGCACTTGCCCGCTGAGCGCCAATGGCAGAAGCCTGCTGGCCTGATTCCAGCATGCGCCACCGATAACCGACGATAAAAGCGCCACGCCGCCAGCCACCAGAAAAAAGTGCAGCCATTGGGCGCTGCCATGGCTGGCGGCGTGCAAACCCAGGACTGGCGCCGCCAACAGCAGCGACTGCGCGCCGGTCATCACACCCGTCAGCAGTGCCCAGTCATGGGAGGACACGCTGGCGACCTGAACCAGCCGCCGAGCGTTGCTCACCGCGAACCAGCTCCAGGTCGCCAGTGCGCCGGTCGCGCATAAGATCCCTGCAACGTTGGTCAGGGTGTCGGGCCTGTCGCCATTGATCAGCGCATGCCAACTGATCAGCACCACGCCTGCCACGGCACAGCACAGCGAAGGGGCGAGCTTGCCCAGGGAAACGGCGTTGGCATCGTGACGCCCCGCCAACGTGACGAACACCGGGATGAGCCCGACGATAAGCGAGGTTGTGGCAATGCCAACCAACTGCACTCCGGTGCCCACCAGCGCATAGTAGATG
This region of Pseudomonas sp. MUP55 genomic DNA includes:
- a CDS encoding DMT family transporter, which produces MFADRSLLKGIVYGVCAGLCWGVIFLGPQLTPGLSGLQFAVLRFLCYGAISLALLLPRWRRVCANLTVADWKSLFWLSLVGNLIYYALVGTGVQLVGIATTSLIVGLIPVFVTLAGRHDANAVSLGKLAPSLCCAVAGVVLISWHALINGDRPDTLTNVAGILCATGALATWSWFAVSNARRLVQVASVSSHDWALLTGVMTGAQSLLLAAPVLGLHAASHGSAQWLHFFLVAGGVALLSSVIGGACWNQASRLLPLALSGQVLVIETLAALVFGFLWEHRFPDSYELAAILLLVTGVFWCLNSHRAPQHTPANA
- a CDS encoding XRE family transcriptional regulator — encoded protein: MNFLHAIPEPPESLPTPSTDDDVISLCVAHNLQRLRSKRHLSLDGLARACGVSRAMLAQIESGRSVPSIKVLCKIAKGLKVSVAAFLEDRAFEGVEVLPARQSKRLVSADGAFVSRALFPFDRARQSEFYEIRLRGLGEEVSEGHGPGIQENLVVAQGVLEVSVNDERYLLSTGDSILFFADQPHRYRNPADSEAVAFLVIIYPERLD
- a CDS encoding LysE family translocator encodes the protein MIDGSAVLTVFLVYLAGVVIPGPNFVAVVHKAVAATRAEALALVAGIVVVNLFWSTCAIGGLGIVFAALPWAALVVKVLGAAYLMWFGFRLLLNAGRNAIGPSNDAVAGSCRQSFTQGVITNLGNPKSMAFYAAVFSAAAPAHVSPGTFLSMLAVVVVVSLAWYAMVAIALSQPRFASAYQGRKKAIDRLCGGLILSLGIRQLV